In one Nocardia tengchongensis genomic region, the following are encoded:
- a CDS encoding acetyl-CoA C-acetyltransferase, producing MTTKARSAKAAAKNTKQARPVAILGGNRIPFARSDGKYAHASNQDMFTATLNGLVSRFGLQGERLGMVVGGAVLKRVGEHGMIRESVLGSTLSPYTSAHDLQLACGTGLQSIVTVADGIALGRIENGIGGGTDTTSDAPIGVSEGMREWMLDANRAKKNSDYVKLVGRLRPSMVGIEIPRNAEPRTGLSMGDHAAITAKEFGISREAQDELAYLSHKNMAAAYDRGFMDDLITPFLGLTRDDNLRPGSTLEKLATLKPVFGNKLGDATMTAGNSTPLTDGASAVLLGSEEWAASRNLSPLAYLVDSEVAAVDYIHGPDGLLMAPTYAVPRMLARNGLTLQDFDYYEIHEAFASVVLATLQAWESDQYCKERLGLDGALGKIDRSKLNVNGSSLAAGHPFAATGGRIIAQTAKQLAEKGGGRALVSICAAGGQGVVAIVER from the coding sequence GTGACCACCAAAGCCCGTTCGGCGAAGGCCGCGGCCAAGAACACCAAGCAGGCGCGCCCGGTTGCCATCCTCGGCGGTAACCGCATCCCCTTCGCTCGCTCCGACGGCAAGTACGCCCACGCCTCCAACCAGGACATGTTCACCGCCACCCTGAACGGCCTGGTCTCCCGCTTCGGCCTGCAGGGCGAGCGCCTCGGCATGGTCGTCGGCGGCGCGGTGCTCAAGCGCGTCGGTGAGCACGGCATGATCCGCGAGAGCGTGCTCGGCTCGACCCTGTCGCCCTACACCTCGGCCCACGACCTGCAGCTGGCCTGCGGCACCGGCCTGCAGTCGATCGTCACCGTGGCCGACGGCATCGCCCTCGGCCGCATCGAGAACGGTATCGGCGGCGGCACCGACACCACCTCCGACGCGCCGATCGGCGTCAGCGAGGGCATGCGCGAGTGGATGCTCGACGCCAACCGCGCCAAGAAGAACTCCGACTACGTGAAGCTGGTCGGCCGCCTGCGCCCGTCCATGGTCGGCATCGAGATCCCGCGCAACGCCGAGCCGCGCACCGGCCTGTCCATGGGTGACCACGCCGCCATCACCGCCAAGGAATTCGGCATCTCCCGCGAGGCGCAGGACGAGCTGGCCTACCTGTCGCACAAGAACATGGCCGCCGCCTACGACCGCGGCTTCATGGACGACCTGATCACCCCGTTCCTGGGCCTGACCCGCGACGACAACCTGCGTCCCGGCTCCACCCTGGAGAAGCTCGCCACCCTGAAGCCGGTCTTCGGCAACAAGCTGGGCGACGCCACCATGACCGCCGGCAACTCCACCCCGCTCACCGACGGCGCGTCCGCGGTGCTGCTCGGCTCCGAGGAGTGGGCGGCCTCGCGCAACCTGTCGCCGCTGGCCTACCTGGTGGACTCCGAGGTCGCCGCGGTGGACTACATCCACGGCCCCGACGGCCTGCTCATGGCCCCCACCTACGCGGTGCCGCGGATGCTGGCCCGCAACGGCCTGACCCTGCAGGACTTCGACTACTACGAGATCCACGAGGCCTTCGCCTCCGTGGTGCTCGCCACCCTGCAGGCGTGGGAGTCGGACCAGTACTGCAAGGAGCGCCTGGGCCTGGACGGCGCGCTCGGCAAGATCGACCGTTCCAAGCTGAACGTGAACGGCTCCTCGCTCGCCGCGGGCCACCCGTTCGCCGCGACCGGCGGCCGCATCATCGCCCAGACCGCCAAGCAGCTGGCCGAGAAGGGTGGCGGCCGCGCGCTGGTCTCCATCTGTGCCGCGGGCGGCCAGGGCGTCGTCGCCATCGTCGAGCGGTAG
- a CDS encoding universal stress protein, with translation MPCDLMLITYDGSENARRAVEYAGRFLAANRAVVLTAWEPMMRQAARLSGLSGVMQPEWVTDDEIADVAFVDARNINAEGVRLAKLAGLNAEARTVECTTTIWNAIVETADELDVDIIVAGTRGATGIRALMHSSVADAVLKHCHRPVLMVPPGREPTPKPAGR, from the coding sequence ATGCCCTGCGATTTGATGCTGATCACTTACGACGGGTCCGAGAACGCCCGGCGGGCCGTCGAATACGCGGGACGGTTCCTGGCCGCGAACAGGGCCGTGGTGCTGACGGCGTGGGAGCCGATGATGCGGCAGGCCGCGCGGCTGTCGGGGCTGTCCGGCGTGATGCAGCCGGAGTGGGTGACCGACGACGAAATAGCGGACGTCGCATTCGTGGACGCCCGGAATATCAATGCCGAAGGTGTGCGGCTGGCCAAACTGGCCGGTCTCAACGCTGAGGCGCGCACCGTGGAGTGCACCACCACCATCTGGAACGCCATCGTCGAGACCGCCGACGAACTGGATGTGGACATCATCGTGGCGGGCACCCGCGGAGCCACCGGCATCCGCGCCCTGATGCACTCCAGCGTCGCCGACGCCGTGCTCAAGCACTGTCACCGGCCGGTGCTGATGGTGCCGCCCGGCCGCGAACCCACACCCAAACCCGCCGGTCGGTGA
- a CDS encoding ADP-ribosylglycohydrolase family protein produces the protein MDVMIEAAHFGHHEADPRALLYYEWCQRVESGYAVADFEEEVHELARTDRPVPAACWRLLDKIERAPRLADWPYAEWRDAPGIGNGAASEQYSATLPDHELLDRIHGGWLGRRIGRTTDHEVDYAVLGLHLLERRGLDFDPDDVAAEWLERLPFLQTYTAERVAYRNLIDGFAPPDTATYRNPYREWIGALARADIHGYTHPGRPRRAAAAAARDASISHTGNGSWAAMWAAALTAAAFTDPTPAAALATAATVIPARSRLAVALSEVLADHAGGNSWEQATTAIHTRHAHYNRLHAIGNTCLIAAGLLWGEGDFTRTIDLTARGGWDADANAAIAGSVSGIRAGASGLPAAEYDGIADLARRTVRLTM, from the coding sequence ATGGATGTGATGATCGAGGCGGCCCACTTCGGCCATCATGAGGCCGATCCGCGTGCCCTGCTGTACTACGAGTGGTGTCAGCGCGTCGAATCCGGCTACGCGGTAGCCGATTTCGAGGAGGAAGTGCACGAACTGGCGCGCACCGACCGGCCGGTTCCGGCGGCCTGCTGGCGACTCCTGGACAAGATAGAACGCGCACCCAGGCTGGCGGACTGGCCGTACGCCGAGTGGCGAGACGCACCGGGCATCGGGAACGGTGCTGCGAGCGAACAGTATTCGGCCACCCTGCCGGATCACGAACTGCTGGATCGCATCCACGGCGGCTGGCTGGGCCGCCGCATCGGCCGCACCACCGATCACGAGGTCGACTACGCCGTCCTCGGCCTGCACCTGCTCGAGCGCCGCGGTCTCGACTTCGATCCCGACGACGTCGCGGCCGAATGGCTCGAACGCCTGCCCTTTTTGCAGACCTACACCGCCGAACGCGTCGCCTACCGCAACCTCATCGACGGTTTCGCCCCGCCCGACACCGCCACTTACCGAAACCCCTACCGCGAGTGGATCGGTGCGCTCGCGCGCGCCGACATCCACGGCTACACCCACCCCGGCCGGCCCCGCCGCGCCGCCGCCGCGGCCGCCCGCGACGCCTCGATCTCCCACACCGGCAACGGTTCCTGGGCGGCCATGTGGGCCGCCGCGCTGACCGCGGCGGCCTTCACCGACCCGACGCCGGCCGCGGCGCTGGCCACGGCCGCCACGGTCATCCCGGCCCGTTCCCGTCTCGCCGTGGCCCTGTCCGAGGTCCTCGCCGACCACGCCGGCGGCAACTCCTGGGAGCAGGCGACGACCGCCATCCACACCCGCCACGCTCACTACAACCGGCTGCACGCCATCGGCAACACCTGCCTCATCGCTGCCGGATTGCTCTGGGGCGAGGGCGATTTCACCCGCACCATCGACCTGACCGCGCGCGGCGGCTGGGACGCCGACGCCAACGCCGCGATCGCGGGCTCGGTGTCGGGCATCCGCGCCGGCGCATCCGGGCTCCCCGCCGCGGAATACGACGGCATCGCCGACCTCGCCCGTCGAACCGTGCGACTCACGATGTGA